One part of the Triplophysa rosa linkage group LG5, Trosa_1v2, whole genome shotgun sequence genome encodes these proteins:
- the prkag2b gene encoding 5'-AMP-activated protein kinase subunit gamma-1 isoform X5 — MKRFGSLRRSKRRKDEELLAGRQHSESPWPSGSGLSTPPNTPTQSPVPPVFPMENPSPPERVEERRTRSLSSPPDTGQRFSLTPSSTKPPIASYTFNSTSRQSCGFAEGMLEKLELYDEAAEEPDSDIYMRFMKSHKCYDLIPTSSKLVVFDTTLQVKKAFFALVANGVRAAPLWETKKQSFVGMLTITDFIIILHRYYKSPLVQIYELEEHKIETWRELYLQETFKPLVNISPDASIFDAVYSLIKNKIHRLPVIDPVTGNALYILTHKRILKFLQLFVCEMPKPAFMRQTLDELGIGTYNNIAFIYPETPIIKALGIFVERRVSALPVVDAAGKVVDIYSKFDVINLAAEKTYNNLDITVTQALLHRSQYFEGVMKCHRHETLETIVDRIVRAEVHRLVVVDENSSIEGIISLSDILQALVLTPAGGRRRDSVTE, encoded by the exons ATGAAGAGGTTCGGCAGTTTGCGTCGGAGCAAGAGGCGCAAGGACGAGGAGCTGCTCGCTGGCAGACAGCATTCAGAATCGCCATGGCCATCTG GTTCTGGGCTTTCCACTCCCCCCAACACCCCGACGCAGAGTCCAGTTCCGCCCGTCTTCCCTATGGAGAATCCTAGTCCTCCAGAGCGTGTGGAGGAACGCCGCACCCGCTCTCTGTCCTCTCCCCCTGATACAGGTCAGCGCTTCAGCCTGACCCCCTCCTCCACCAAACCCCCTATTGCCTCGTACACCTTTAACTCTACCTCACGCCAG AGTTGCGGATTTGCTGAAGGCATGTTGGAAAAACTTGAACTTTATGATGAAG CTGCTGAAGAGCCAGACAGTGATATTTACATGCGCTTTATGAAATCCCACAAGTGCTATGACCTCATCCCCACTAGTTCCAAACTAGTGGTCTTTGACACTACACTACAG GTAAAGAAAGCTTTCTTTGCCCTGGTTGCTAATGGAGTACGAGCCGCCCCATTATGGGAAACCAAAAAACAAAGCTTTGTGG GAATGTTAACCATCACAGACTTCATCATCATACTGCACAGATACTACAAATCTCCACTG GTGCAAATATATGAGCTGGAAGAGCATAAAATTGAGACTTGGAGAG AACTTTACCTGCAAGAAACTTTTAAACCCTTAGTCAACATATCTCCAGATGCAAG TATATTCGATGCTGTTTACTCGCTTATCAAAAATAAGATCCATCGTCTGCCGGTGATCGATCCTGTCACAGGAAATGCACTCTACATCCTCACACACAAGAGAATCCTCAAGTTTCTACAGCTCTTT GTTTGTGAGATGCCCAAACCAGCCTTCATGAGACAAACTTTAGATGAACTGGGCATTGGCACATACAACAACATAGCTTTTATTTACCCAGAGACACCCATTATTAAAGCACTGGGCATCTTTGTGGAGAGGAGAGTTTCTGCCCTGCCTGTGGTGGATGCTGCAG GAAAGGTTGTGGACATTTACTCCAAATTTGATGTCATT AACCTGGCTGCTGAAAAGACCTACAATAATCTGGACATCACAGTGACCCAGGCTCTCCTGCACCGCTCGCAGTACTTTGAGGGGGTTATGAAGTGCCATCGGCACGAGACCCTGGAGACAATAGTGGACAGAATCGTCAGAGCAGAG GTTCACAGGCTGGTAGTAGTGGATGAGAATTCGAGCATTGAGGGCATCATCTCTCTGTCTGATATCCTGCAGGCACTTGTACTCACCCCCGCAG
- the prkag2b gene encoding 5'-AMP-activated protein kinase subunit gamma-2 isoform X6, which translates to MENPSPPERVEERRTRSLSSPPDTGQRFSLTPSSTKPPIASYTFNSTSRQSCGFAEGMLEKLELYDEAAEEPDSDIYMRFMKSHKCYDLIPTSSKLVVFDTTLQVKKAFFALVANGVRAAPLWETKKQSFVGMLTITDFIIILHRYYKSPLVQIYELEEHKIETWRELYLQETFKPLVNISPDASIFDAVYSLIKNKIHRLPVIDPVTGNALYILTHKRILKFLQLFVCEMPKPAFMRQTLDELGIGTYNNIAFIYPETPIIKALGIFVERRVSALPVVDAAGKVVDIYSKFDVINLAAEKTYNNLDITVTQALLHRSQYFEGVMKCHRHETLETIVDRIVRAEVHRLVVVDENSSIEGIISLSDILQALVLTPAGGRRRDSVTE; encoded by the exons ATGGAGAATCCTAGTCCTCCAGAGCGTGTGGAGGAACGCCGCACCCGCTCTCTGTCCTCTCCCCCTGATACAGGTCAGCGCTTCAGCCTGACCCCCTCCTCCACCAAACCCCCTATTGCCTCGTACACCTTTAACTCTACCTCACGCCAG AGTTGCGGATTTGCTGAAGGCATGTTGGAAAAACTTGAACTTTATGATGAAG CTGCTGAAGAGCCAGACAGTGATATTTACATGCGCTTTATGAAATCCCACAAGTGCTATGACCTCATCCCCACTAGTTCCAAACTAGTGGTCTTTGACACTACACTACAG GTAAAGAAAGCTTTCTTTGCCCTGGTTGCTAATGGAGTACGAGCCGCCCCATTATGGGAAACCAAAAAACAAAGCTTTGTGG GAATGTTAACCATCACAGACTTCATCATCATACTGCACAGATACTACAAATCTCCACTG GTGCAAATATATGAGCTGGAAGAGCATAAAATTGAGACTTGGAGAG AACTTTACCTGCAAGAAACTTTTAAACCCTTAGTCAACATATCTCCAGATGCAAG TATATTCGATGCTGTTTACTCGCTTATCAAAAATAAGATCCATCGTCTGCCGGTGATCGATCCTGTCACAGGAAATGCACTCTACATCCTCACACACAAGAGAATCCTCAAGTTTCTACAGCTCTTT GTTTGTGAGATGCCCAAACCAGCCTTCATGAGACAAACTTTAGATGAACTGGGCATTGGCACATACAACAACATAGCTTTTATTTACCCAGAGACACCCATTATTAAAGCACTGGGCATCTTTGTGGAGAGGAGAGTTTCTGCCCTGCCTGTGGTGGATGCTGCAG GAAAGGTTGTGGACATTTACTCCAAATTTGATGTCATT AACCTGGCTGCTGAAAAGACCTACAATAATCTGGACATCACAGTGACCCAGGCTCTCCTGCACCGCTCGCAGTACTTTGAGGGGGTTATGAAGTGCCATCGGCACGAGACCCTGGAGACAATAGTGGACAGAATCGTCAGAGCAGAG GTTCACAGGCTGGTAGTAGTGGATGAGAATTCGAGCATTGAGGGCATCATCTCTCTGTCTGATATCCTGCAGGCACTTGTACTCACCCCCGCAG